A stretch of Paracoccus sp. N5 DNA encodes these proteins:
- the mdh gene encoding malate dehydrogenase, translating to MARPKIALIGAGQIGGTLAHLAAMKELGDVVLFDIAEGTPQGKALDIAQSGPSEGFDAVMKGANDYADIAGADVCIVTAGVPRKPGMSRDDLLGINLKVMKSVGEGIKQHAPNAFVICITNPLDAMVWALREFSGLPAEKVVGMAGVLDSARFRHFLSLEFGVSMRDVTAFVLGGHGDTMVPLTRYSTVAGIPLPDLVKMGWTTQEKLDAIVQRTRDGGAEIVGLLKTGSAFYAPATSAIEMAEAYLKDQKRVLPCAAYVDGAYGLDGLYVGVPTVIGAGGIEKVIDIELNKDEQAMFDKSVDAVKGLVAACKGIDASLA from the coding sequence ATGGCCCGACCCAAGATCGCACTCATCGGTGCGGGGCAGATCGGCGGCACGCTGGCGCATCTGGCCGCGATGAAGGAACTGGGCGATGTCGTCCTGTTCGACATTGCCGAGGGCACGCCTCAGGGCAAGGCGCTGGACATCGCGCAATCGGGCCCGTCCGAGGGTTTCGACGCCGTGATGAAAGGCGCGAATGACTATGCCGACATCGCCGGCGCCGACGTCTGCATCGTGACCGCCGGCGTGCCGCGCAAACCCGGCATGTCGCGCGACGACCTTCTGGGCATCAACCTGAAGGTGATGAAATCGGTCGGCGAAGGCATCAAGCAGCACGCCCCGAACGCCTTCGTGATCTGCATCACCAACCCGCTGGACGCCATGGTCTGGGCGCTGCGCGAGTTCAGCGGCCTGCCGGCAGAGAAGGTCGTCGGCATGGCCGGCGTGCTCGATTCGGCCCGCTTCCGGCACTTCCTGTCGCTGGAATTCGGCGTCTCGATGCGCGACGTGACCGCCTTCGTGCTGGGCGGGCATGGCGACACCATGGTGCCGCTGACCCGCTATTCGACCGTTGCCGGCATTCCGCTGCCCGACCTGGTCAAGATGGGCTGGACCACGCAGGAAAAGCTGGACGCCATCGTGCAGCGCACCCGCGACGGCGGCGCCGAGATCGTCGGCCTGCTGAAGACCGGCTCGGCCTTCTATGCGCCCGCCACCTCGGCCATCGAGATGGCGGAAGCCTATCTGAAGGACCAGAAGCGCGTGCTGCCCTGCGCCGCCTATGTGGACGGCGCCTATGGGCTGGACGGGCTCTATGTCGGCGTGCCGACCGTGATCGGCGCCGGCGGCATCGAGAAGGTCATCGACATCGAACTGAACAAAGACGAGCAGGCGATGTTCGACAAGTCGGTCGATGCGGTCAAGGGCCTGGTCGCGGCCTGCAAGGGCATCGACGCCTCGCTGGCCTGA
- a CDS encoding sulfite exporter TauE/SafE family protein, translating to MDLLGWVLAAVAAFSIGLAKGGLSMVGTISVPLMALVISPVQAAGILLPVYVVSDIGGLIAFRRDFDARVLATVVPGAITGIGLGWATAHLVDDARVGLIVGVIGMAFALNALRRGARGAARAPDRLRGGFWGMVSGYTSFVSHSGAAPYQVYAQPLHMPPLTYAGTTTIFFAICNAVKLIPYAMLGQLSLHNLAISAGLMLPGILGVLAGLWLVKRMSPQVFYGFITWALMIVSAKLIWDGL from the coding sequence ATGGATCTGCTGGGTTGGGTGCTGGCGGCGGTGGCCGCCTTTTCGATCGGCCTGGCCAAGGGCGGGCTGTCGATGGTGGGCACGATCTCGGTGCCGCTGATGGCGCTGGTGATCTCGCCGGTGCAGGCGGCGGGGATCCTGCTGCCGGTCTATGTCGTGTCGGACATCGGCGGGCTGATCGCCTTTCGCCGCGATTTCGACGCGAGGGTGCTGGCGACGGTGGTGCCGGGCGCCATCACCGGCATCGGCCTGGGCTGGGCCACGGCGCATCTGGTCGACGACGCCCGCGTCGGCCTGATCGTCGGCGTGATCGGCATGGCCTTCGCGCTGAACGCGCTGCGGCGCGGCGCGCGCGGGGCGGCGCGGGCGCCCGACCGGCTGCGCGGCGGGTTCTGGGGCATGGTCTCGGGCTATACCAGCTTTGTCAGCCATTCCGGCGCCGCGCCCTATCAGGTCTATGCCCAGCCGCTGCACATGCCGCCGCTGACCTATGCCGGCACCACGACGATCTTCTTCGCCATCTGCAATGCGGTGAAGCTGATTCCCTATGCCATGCTGGGCCAGCTGTCGCTGCACAACCTGGCGATCTCGGCCGGGCTGATGCTGCCGGGCATCCTGGGCGTGCTGGCGGGGCTGTGGCTGGTCAAGCGCATGTCGCCGCAGGTTTTCTATGGTTTCATCACCTGGGCGCTGATGATCGTTTCGGCAAAACTGATCTGGGACGGGCTCTGA
- a CDS encoding CoA ester lyase → MTRPYRSVLYLPAANARAMEKARTLPADAIIFDLEDAVAPGEKPAAREMLAQALQADYGARARIVRINGLDTEWGEDDARAFASGADAVLIPKVSRPEDLDRVAALVPQTPLWAMMETPAGMLNAAAIAAHPRLGGMVMGTNDLAKDLGSRFRPDRLPMMAGLGLCLLAARAHGRVIVDGVYNAFKDDDGLRAECEQGRDMGFDGKTLIHPAQVEIANAVFAPTGDEIDLARRQIEAFDAASAQGKGVAVVDGRIVENLHVATARGTLAKAEAIARLAS, encoded by the coding sequence ATGACCCGTCCCTATCGCTCTGTTCTGTACCTTCCCGCGGCCAATGCCCGCGCCATGGAAAAGGCCCGCACGCTGCCGGCGGACGCGATCATCTTCGATCTCGAAGACGCGGTGGCGCCCGGTGAAAAGCCGGCGGCGCGCGAGATGCTGGCACAGGCGTTGCAGGCGGATTACGGCGCCCGCGCCCGGATCGTGCGCATCAACGGGCTGGACACCGAATGGGGCGAGGATGACGCCCGCGCCTTTGCCAGCGGCGCCGATGCGGTGCTGATCCCCAAGGTCAGCCGCCCCGAGGATCTGGACCGCGTGGCCGCGCTGGTGCCGCAAACCCCGCTCTGGGCGATGATGGAGACGCCGGCGGGCATGCTGAACGCCGCCGCCATCGCCGCGCACCCGCGCCTCGGCGGCATGGTCATGGGCACCAACGACCTGGCCAAGGACCTGGGCAGCCGCTTCCGCCCCGACCGCCTGCCGATGATGGCGGGCCTGGGGCTGTGCCTGCTGGCCGCCCGCGCGCATGGCCGGGTGATCGTCGATGGCGTCTACAACGCCTTCAAGGACGACGACGGCCTGCGCGCCGAATGCGAGCAGGGCCGCGACATGGGCTTTGACGGCAAGACCCTGATCCACCCGGCCCAGGTCGAGATCGCCAATGCCGTCTTTGCCCCCACCGGGGACGAGATCGACCTGGCCCGGCGCCAGATCGAGGCCTTCGACGCCGCCTCGGCGCAGGGCAAGGGCGTCGCCGTGGTCGACGGCCGCATCGTCGAGAACCTGCATGTCGCCACCGCGCGCGGCACGCTGGCCAAGGCCGAGGCCATTGCGCGTCTGGCCAGCTAG
- a CDS encoding calcium-binding protein, whose amino-acid sequence MANYPTDGNDTLEGTESSETIDGLAGNDTIYGNGGNDTLIGGTGNDVFAIGGTSPGTDFFNGGEGDDRIRLYSDLTVSSLLLDAAHVQGTETLDFSIYDIRGTGGNDVFDISGITNTVSYDWIYLYDGNDSFIGFAGSDEVDGGSGADTLNGGAGNDYLTGGGGNDRLIGGSGDDTFYIGGTDFGHDVYNGGEGADRIRLTGDVTVASLQLTSANVISTETLDFAIYDIRGTGGNDAFNISGVTYTVSYDWIYLSDGNDSFIGYAGSDEVDGGSGADTLNGGAGSDYLTGGGGNDRLIGGSGDDTFYIGGTDFGLDVYDGGEGADRIRMTGDITVSRLQLTSANVISAETLDFAIYDIQGTGGNDVFNISGITYTVSYDWIYLHDGSDSFVGYAGSDEVDGGSGADTLNGGAGSDYLTGGTGNDRLIGGSGDDTFYIGGTDFGQDVYDGGAGADRIRLTGDVTVARLALTAANVIGTETLDFSIYDIAGTGGNDLFNISGIRQTVSYGTIYLHDGNDSFVGYAGSDYVDGGAGNDTLNGGAGNDRLDGGAGIDLAAYGAAAGGVRVNLSLTTAQIIGGGQGTDTLLSIENVNGSAFADVLTGNGAGNVLFGAAGNDLLVGGAGNDVLNGGLGVDTAGYGGASAGVAVNLALTAAQFIGGGQGTDRLSSIENVNGSNFADRLLGNAANNVLNGAGGNDRLEGQGGNDTLNGGIGADTLLGGFGNDVLNGAAGNDLLNGGAGADAFVFAVNNGADRIADWQDGIDRIRIVSGSWQGERYDSFDDLDIRQTAAGAEVSFGGTTITLAGVQAGVLNAGDFVFV is encoded by the coding sequence ATGGCGAATTATCCCACAGACGGCAATGATACGCTGGAGGGCACCGAATCGTCCGAGACGATCGACGGGCTGGCCGGCAATGACACGATCTATGGCAACGGCGGCAACGACACGCTGATCGGCGGCACGGGCAACGACGTCTTCGCGATCGGGGGCACCAGCCCGGGCACGGATTTCTTCAACGGCGGCGAGGGGGACGACCGGATCCGGCTGTATTCGGACCTGACGGTGTCCAGCCTGCTGCTGGACGCGGCGCATGTGCAAGGCACCGAGACGCTGGATTTCTCGATCTATGACATCCGCGGCACCGGCGGGAACGATGTCTTCGACATCAGCGGCATTACCAATACGGTGAGCTACGACTGGATCTATCTCTATGACGGCAACGACAGCTTCATCGGCTTTGCCGGCAGCGACGAGGTCGATGGCGGTTCGGGTGCGGATACGCTGAATGGCGGTGCCGGCAACGATTACCTGACCGGCGGCGGCGGCAATGACCGGCTGATCGGTGGATCGGGCGACGATACCTTCTATATCGGCGGCACCGATTTCGGGCACGACGTCTATAACGGCGGCGAAGGCGCGGACCGCATCCGGCTGACCGGGGATGTGACCGTGGCCAGCCTGCAACTGACCAGTGCCAACGTGATCAGCACCGAGACGCTGGATTTCGCGATCTACGACATCCGCGGCACCGGCGGAAACGATGCCTTCAACATCAGCGGCGTTACCTATACCGTCAGCTACGACTGGATCTATCTGTCGGACGGCAACGACAGCTTCATCGGCTATGCCGGCAGCGACGAGGTCGATGGCGGCTCGGGCGCGGATACGCTGAATGGCGGTGCCGGCAGCGACTACCTGACCGGCGGCGGTGGCAATGACCGGCTGATCGGCGGCTCGGGCGACGATACCTTCTATATCGGCGGCACCGATTTCGGGCTGGATGTCTATGACGGCGGCGAAGGCGCGGACCGGATCCGCATGACGGGCGATATCACCGTCTCGCGTCTGCAATTGACCAGTGCCAATGTGATCAGCGCCGAGACGCTGGATTTCGCGATCTACGACATCCAGGGCACCGGCGGAAACGATGTCTTCAACATCAGCGGCATCACCTATACCGTCAGCTATGACTGGATCTATCTGCACGACGGCAGCGACAGCTTCGTCGGCTATGCCGGCAGCGACGAGGTCGACGGCGGCTCGGGTGCGGATACGCTGAACGGCGGTGCCGGCAGCGATTACCTGACCGGCGGAACCGGCAATGACCGGCTGATCGGCGGCTCGGGCGACGATACCTTCTATATCGGCGGCACCGATTTCGGGCAGGATGTCTATGACGGGGGCGCCGGCGCCGACCGGATCCGGCTGACCGGGGACGTGACCGTGGCCCGGCTGGCTCTGACCGCGGCCAATGTGATCGGCACCGAGACGCTGGACTTCTCGATCTACGACATTGCGGGCACCGGCGGAAACGACCTCTTCAACATCAGCGGTATCCGTCAGACTGTCAGCTATGGCACGATCTATCTGCATGACGGCAACGACAGCTTCGTCGGCTATGCCGGCAGCGATTATGTCGATGGCGGGGCCGGCAATGACACGCTGAATGGCGGTGCCGGCAATGACCGGCTGGACGGCGGCGCCGGAATCGACCTGGCCGCCTATGGCGCGGCGGCCGGCGGCGTAAGGGTGAACCTGTCGCTGACCACGGCCCAGATCATCGGCGGCGGGCAGGGCACCGACACCCTGCTTAGCATCGAGAACGTGAACGGTTCGGCCTTCGCCGACGTGCTGACGGGCAACGGCGCGGGCAATGTGCTGTTCGGTGCCGCGGGCAACGACCTGCTGGTCGGCGGCGCCGGCAACGACGTGCTGAACGGCGGGCTGGGCGTCGATACCGCCGGCTATGGCGGCGCCAGCGCCGGGGTGGCGGTGAACCTGGCGCTGACCGCTGCGCAGTTCATCGGCGGCGGGCAGGGCACCGATCGGTTGAGCAGCATCGAGAACGTGAACGGCTCGAATTTCGCCGACCGGCTGCTGGGCAATGCCGCGAACAACGTGCTGAACGGCGCCGGCGGCAACGACCGGCTGGAGGGGCAGGGCGGCAACGACACGCTGAACGGCGGCATCGGGGCCGATACGCTTCTGGGCGGGTTCGGCAACGATGTGCTGAACGGCGCCGCGGGCAACGACCTGCTCAATGGCGGGGCCGGGGCCGATGCCTTCGTCTTTGCCGTCAACAACGGCGCCGACCGCATCGCGGATTGGCAGGACGGCATCGACCGCATCCGCATCGTCTCGGGCAGCTGGCAGGGCGAGCGTTACGACAGCTTCGACGATCTCGACATCCGCCAGACCGCGGCGGGGGCCGAGGTCAGCTTCGGCGGCACCACCATCACGCTGGCCGGCGTGCAGGCCGGGGTGCTGAACGCGGGCGATTTCGTTTTCGTCTGA
- a CDS encoding NnrU family protein yields MLILILGVALWWAAHLSKRLAPGLRARLGRGGVAGLLALSVVLMILGYRMADGPWWWGASAPLKGINNLLVLAAFYLFAAAGMKTRITAHMRHPQLSGFALWSFAHLLPNGDLPSFVLFGGLLVWALVEMAVINRAQPVWTPPAGPFPVRKEVMAALGAVLVLLVVGLIHRWLGYNPFGG; encoded by the coding sequence ATGTTGATCCTGATCCTTGGCGTGGCGCTGTGGTGGGCGGCGCATCTCTCGAAGCGGCTGGCGCCGGGCCTGCGCGCGCGGCTGGGGCGCGGCGGCGTGGCCGGGCTGCTGGCGCTGTCGGTGGTTCTGATGATCCTCGGCTATCGCATGGCGGACGGGCCCTGGTGGTGGGGCGCCTCGGCGCCGCTCAAGGGCATCAACAACCTGCTGGTGCTGGCGGCGTTCTACCTGTTCGCGGCCGCCGGGATGAAGACCCGCATCACCGCGCACATGCGCCATCCGCAGCTGTCCGGCTTCGCGCTGTGGTCATTCGCGCATCTGCTGCCGAACGGCGACCTGCCCAGCTTCGTGCTGTTCGGCGGGCTGCTGGTCTGGGCGCTGGTCGAGATGGCGGTGATCAACCGCGCCCAGCCGGTCTGGACCCCGCCCGCCGGCCCGTTCCCGGTCCGCAAGGAAGTCATGGCCGCCCTTGGCGCCGTCCTGGTCCTGCTGGTGGTCGGGCTGATCCACCGCTGGCTGGGTTACAACCCCTTTGGAGGCTGA
- a CDS encoding DUF1737 domain-containing protein has product MPKIYRLLTEEDTSAFCHKVSAALSKGWELYGSPSYAFDAASGKMRCAQAVTKDIADDYHPEMKLGQQ; this is encoded by the coding sequence ATGCCCAAGATCTATCGCCTGCTGACCGAGGAGGACACCTCGGCCTTCTGCCACAAGGTCAGCGCCGCCCTGTCAAAGGGCTGGGAGCTTTACGGCAGCCCCTCCTATGCCTTTGATGCCGCAAGCGGAAAGATGCGCTGCGCCCAGGCGGTGACCAAGGACATCGCCGACGACTACCACCCCGAGATGAAACTGGGACAACAATGA